From Heliangelus exortis chromosome 11, bHelExo1.hap1, whole genome shotgun sequence:
cctctgtttggtcaattttggtcattgATCTTGTCCTCTCCTTCCCAAAGGAGGatttcaggtgtgacctctttactccttttctctttctggagcacaaaatgttcctcagaagcGAGCTGTgcccttggttctgcagcccattctccagcagtagcTACAACCAtcagtgttatcagtcccagacacagacactgcctgagaaacttgctgttcgtTTCAGCAGGTACAGatacttacaagagactgagctgaaagcaaaattacaagacagaaaattagctctgtCCTGGCCCAACCCAGGACACAGTGCAAGATATCCATGTGCAACCCTctctccagaggaaaaaaaaaaaattattccatagGGAATGTCCTATGGAACATTCTGCACCAGCAGTGTCCATCCATGTGGGGAAGCAGCACCAAGGGGTTCCCTCCAAGCCttgggcaggaagaaaaatcctcCCCCCAACCCCTTGAGGAGAATAAATCCCCTACTAACATTGTCATCACTGGGTGATTAGCTGGGACTGCTGGGGACAGTTCGTGGTGAGCAGGCAGCTTAATATTCCAATAACCCCATATTTGGGAGATGTGCCTGGTGATTTCCAACTCTTTAGTGGCTGATGATGGAGCAGACGCTGCCGGGAGCTGCCGCACACTCATTTATAAAGCTCTGCTGAGGGAAGAGAGGCCCCTGCAACCCAGCTCCTCTTTGTGAGGAGCTCCAATTAATCATTTATTccttattaaatatttactcaCCTTGCTGGTGCCGGGGAAGCGGTTGGGGAGATGCAGGAAGGTCCCTGCTCCAGGGAGTTTGGTTGTGGGGTCACAGGGGCTTTGGGGTGGAGGCTTTGGGGTGGTTCTTTtccccagggaaggaggaatGGATGGTCAAGGTGATGGTGTCAGCTGCCTCTGGGATGAGGAGGGAATAGGGTTGGGGATTTTAAGCACGGGTCCCATTGCACGTTCCAGCTAGAAGCAAAGGAggatgcagagctgggagggttgGATTCAGCttgggaaaggagctgggggcaTGAGGAGATGCTTTGGACCCTGAAATGCACTGCTGGAGGtgcccagggtggtggttgGGATGGAGGCTGAGCTGACAGCCCAGGGAACACATGGAGTCTGGGAGGGGTGCACAaaatccctgctcctctccctgctttgCTCCAGGTTGGGGAAAGAGTCTCACCTCACAGGAGGGCAGCAAGGGGACAAACACACAAATTCCCTGACCCATATCCAAGCAAAACcttcttctgctttcatctcCCCTACCCTGGGCCCCTTCTTTGCCCAGAGGCATGCACTCTGAGCACCCATCTTCTTCTCCCATCTGCTTCAAAGGCcatgcagggatggaggggccCTTAGATCCCCCCTCTTTGATCCCAGCCTCTCCCAGCTTCCTCCCCAGCCTCGGGAATATATGCAATTAGCGGCCATGAAAGCCTTTGAAGTCCCCTCTCATCCTCCCTGCCTCAtccctcccctctccagcaACTTCTTGAGCTTCCAGGAGCCTTAGCTTCTTGCTGGGAAACAGCCATGGCCAGAATGTGGCAGCTGGGGGCCCCAAGCCAGGAACCTTTGGGGCTGGTTTGCAGCtgataaccaaaaaaaaaaaaaaaaaaaaaaagaaaaaaatagtgtttaaaAACCAATGTTGCTTCAGCTGTTCAACATCTGCCTCAGCTGGGGAGATGAACATCCAAGTGGGGGCATCCAGGCTTTTCCTTGGAAAGCTCCTGGCCTCCAGCAGCATCCATTGGTGAAGGAGCTGGAGCACCCAGCGCTCCCAGTGGGGTTGAATGATGGGAGCTGGGATTTGGGGTGGAGGTTTCGTACATCCTTGCTCCATGCTCATTTTTCTGGAGCAGCACGAAGCAGGGAGCcatctctctgcctccctctAAGCTCATCACTTTGGGTGAGAGCTCAGCATCCCTTGGccacccagctcctgctttcagggccctcaggagcagcaggatgaaGCCCCTTGGTGACACCACACGAGTTCCAGGGGAATTATTTTTTGCTCCCCGTTTTCCCCACTGCCAGATATCCCTGTTTTGACCAGGCATCTTCTGCTGTCACCAGCAAGGTAGCACTTTGCAGCAAGGTGAAACCTAAAGGTGAGGAAGAACAGGGACACAGACACCCTCAGTCACCCCTGTGGCAtctccaggagatgctgaggacCCCCCTGAGCTGCTTGTGGGGGGACAAAACCACCCCAGTTCTCTGGGGGTTGAGACCATCACCAGCTCCTCACCTCAAACCACCCAACCCCAGCTCTGGTCCTTCCTCCCCAAGCCCCTCACCCCAGCTCCCCCTGGCAGCAGCCATGGCCTCCCTTAATCTCTGACAACCTGCctcagggaggagagaaaagggcCCAAATCCTGCTGCCCATTTCAATCCTCAGCAAGTACCAAGTGTCCCAGAGGTATTTAACACACCACCACTCCCCCTTGCAAATGGAAAGCCCTCCTAAAAATAGCCCCACATGAGCCACCACTGATGTGACACTaatcccctgtgctggggggaggaCCAGGATGCTTCCTCCTCTCACCTGAAGCACAGTGGGGCCCTTTAATGAGGAAAGATCCAGCTGGGAACCTAGGGAGATCCTTGCCCCAAGCCTGATGCTGGGAGCACTGAGCCTGGGGGCGGGGAGCAGAGGGCAGCTCATTTCAGCCCAAATTTTCAGCAGAATCATTCTCTaccttataaaaaaataataatagctgGGTGTTTCCCAGAGACAGCTATTCTCCTGCCCTTTTTCCTAATTCTTTCTtgtcaccaaaaaaaagaaaaggtctctctctcctttcccccccccccccccctttcttcaATTTTTCACCCCATCTCCCtccaaaagaagagagagaagggggaaaggaaaaacaaaacacaacaaaaaagcctGGTGGGGATTGGGAAGAGAAGCAATTGCTTTTTGTAATTTCAAGATTTTCTCAAGGATTGCTGGTGCAGATGCTCCCAAGTTGCCTCCAGCACCCTTCAAAGCCAAAGTCTGAAGGATGGACAGGTCCCCTCCCCGCAGGTCCTGCGTGGGCAAggaggcaggaaaaataaatcagagatgCTGGGTGAGGAGCTTAGCTGGAGCTAAGCCTTCTGCTACCTGTGATGAGGATCATTCAGCTCACTGTCCTCAGTGCTCTCCTGCTTTGGGGACTCAAAGCTCTTCCAGGTGACAGTGACACATTGTAGGTTCATCCCCAGGGCAGGACTAGGAACTTTTACCTTCAAGAGGTTCATCCAAGAGAGCAGCCACAGATGGAGTGAGGGACAGGACCCCATCCAGCTCCCAGGCTGAGCTTTTATGGGCCAGGAGTGAGGTGGGCATCCCAGGTGGGGCTGATGGAGGCCATTAAGGTTCATTAAGCACCCATCACCATGGCCTCAGCTCTGGTAGTAGGAGCCTTCCTCtcatttccaacccaaatctcATGCAAGCTTCACtacactctttttttccccctagcaAGGTGATGTTTTTTTGGCAGCCAGCATGTCTGACAAGCTCCCAGGCAGTGATCCCCAGCCCTTCAGCCTCCATTTGCCTGGTGACACCAACTGGTCCCATCTCAGAATGggtctccctgtccctgggagCTCCCCAGTCACTCTGCTCCCTGTTTGTACCCACACATCCAGCCCCATCACTCTCACCCCAACTGTACTCGACCTCTGTGTCCACCAGGATTGTGTCCCTATGGAGGGGACTCTTATTTGGTCCTCCAGAGATGCTCATCCAGGTTGTCCCACAGCATTTGGTGGCCTGAGGAAGAGTGCTCACTGCCTCCTCATCCCCCATGAGTGCCTTGCAAGGGGCCTGCCCTCCTCAGCTGGGATTTCTAAGGCGTTTTTGCTGATTTCTGGTGTTGACAGGGACCTCTGCACAGCTTGCAAAGTGATGCAGAGACCCAGGGCAACCTGGCACCCTGACAGCACCTTCAGGTGGCCTGATCTGAGCCACCCAGCAcaaggatgggatggggtgtCTGAGCTCAAGGACTCAGTTTCCCCTGGCAGAAGTGCTCAAGGAAATGCAGCTATGAgatagcagcagcagaaaaatgacAGAGGCATTCTGTGATTAATTATCCTTCGTGGACGAGGAGGTCCCACACCTGTTCATGAGTGGGGGGACTGGTGGAGATACATCAAGGCTTCTTCTTGGTGACatgaggagaagaaaactaAATGTGTCTGGCAAGATATTGCCCACTGATTTGTTTTCCCTCTGGTATTTTGTGGCTGATTTCCACCAGGATAGGATGGATGGCAgagcaagggaaggaaaaagctggggagagaaaggCAATAATgcaaaatagtaaaaaaaaaaaatattgtggatGGATAAACAATATGGAAGAATCCCAGCACtggttggggtttggttttttttccactcccaAATGCCCTGTGtctgggatggggggggtgCATGGAGCAGTGAGagggacacagccctggggtGCTGGCGGTGCTGATGCCCACAGATGGCCAtgatggggaggaagggagaaaaaacccacatcaaCAGGGTGCACAATTGGGTATGCAGGGTGTTTAGGGGTTCCCCCTAATTCCTCCCCACACTGTCTGCCACTGCCCACCCCCTTCTTGTCAGCACTGGGGCTGGCCAGGCCCTCTGCCAGATCCTCTGGAGTTGGGGGGTGGAGGTGAACCAGCAACCTGCCAAAAATCTGCACTTCACACAGCCACTGAGCTGAATTGTCATGTAGTGCTCTGCCTCCTACACAGAATaaagccccccaccccccctttcaCACATCTATACTGACAGAAACAGCAGCCAAGAAACAACCACAAGGCTCCTGGAGACACCATGATGGCTCCAGCCAGATGCttgggtggggttggggtggcctgggcaggaTTAGTGCTGTGCTTGGTGCTGGGAAGCTGTTGAGCTGGATGAGATGAAAGATTTGAAGGGGGGTGATGAGCCTCTTGCATCCAAAAACCTCATTGAGGTCATTAGAGGGAGACCACAGTGCATGGAAGCCATGGAAGATTCATCCTTCCACCCTTCCAGCCCCACCCAGGCCATTgcatctgttatttttaatttttaagggcTTGTTTCATTCATGCCCCACGTGGGGTGTGTCCCCTGTGGCATGGTGGGGCcacatccctgtccccaagctAATACAGGTCTTGATGTACTCAGCCCCTTCCAAGAGATGGAGGGCTGGGTACAGAGCCTGCCACCACCCAAGCCAGGCAGGGGGTGATAGCACTGTCCCTGCAGACCCCACCTCCCCGTGCTGCTCTGTATTTTGTCACAGGGGGCACATTTTGTCACCGGGGGGCACATTCcactccctgcctcagttttgCCTGAGAGTTTTGCCTTTTTCAGGGGGAGGGGGTGACGGTTGCCGGTGGCTCCCCAGAGATGGGTGCAAGGGCCCAAGACACACCCCGGGCATGGGGGGTTGAGTTGAAGCTCAGGGGACAGGGCAGACCCTGGGAAGGGCCAGGTCGAGAACACAGGGGCACCAGAGGCCACCAGGTGGGTGTCAGTCCCTGCCGAGGCACTGCCAGACCTTGCAACTCGTGACGCTGACGATGCAAGGGGAAATGGCAGAGGTTTGGGGATGTGGTGCTAAAAAAAGGAAGGCTCCGGGGCGGGTGCTCCCCCCTGCCCGTCCGTCTGTCCGTCTGTCCCCAGGTGGTGAGCCAGATTGACCGCCTGACATCCGACTTCGAGTTCGAGCTGGAGCCGGACGACTGGACCACTGCgacagccagcagctcctccagcagcgAGAAGGGGGGGGGCACCTTCGAGCTGGGACCCCTTGACTTCACCACCTCCGACATCCTCTCTGACAGTTGGGAATTCTGCTCCTTCCTGGATGCTTCCACCCCCTCCGACCCAGGTGACGGAGCGGAGCCCCCCCGGCCGCACCCGCAGCCCCCCCCGCCTCGCCAGCCCGATTACCGGCTGATGAACGGGGGCATCCCCATCGCCAACGGGCCCCGGGAGGGGGGAACCCCGGATTCATCCAGCGAGGAAGCCTTCGGGCCACCAGCCAGCCAGAAGGTCCCCTCAGCCCGCCCACCCGGCACTCGGGAGCGGGTGCGGTTCAGCGACAAAGTTCTGTACCACGCCCTGTGCTGCGACGACGACCGGGAGGGTGACAACGACGCGGTGCCCCCCGGGGAGGGTGGCCCCGAGGAGCCCGGCAGGAAGGTGACGGCGGGGCCACCCCCCAAACATGCTGGAGGCAGCGGGGGGACGGGAGCCCCGGGCCGGAGGCTGACGAGGaacagcagcacccagaccGTGGCGGATAAGAGCACCCAGACGGTGCTGCCTTACGTCCCCCCCAGGCAGAGAATCCACAATAAAAACTGAGACCGGCTCCGGCCCGAGGATTCGGGGAGGGTGGGGGAATGGTGGgaggggcagaaaaaaaattatatatatatatatataaatatatatatataaatatatatttaaataaatcaatacTAATAATAAAATCAACATGAAAAGGTGGCAAAGAAGACAAATGTTCCAACTACCTACCCATCATTATTGAGGCTCAGGGAAATTTTAAAttggttttttaggttttttttttttggttgttggtttttggttgttcagggttttgggtttgttttttttttttttttttttttgtggacagAAGCTTCAGATAAATAAACTGTCCATCGTAACAGcaataacatatatatatgtatatatgtaccaggaggggaaggggagagacaGCACATCTGAGGCCATGCCCTGAGGACAGATGGGGACttggggatgctgagggaggGGTTGAGGGGAAGGTGAATGTCCCTGCTTGGGACATTTTATCCCTTAAGAAGAAATGGTGTAATCTGCTTTGTCACAACTGATGTCACCAGAGCAGGGATGTCACCTGAGCTTTCACCTCCCTGGCTGGCAGAAGGCCCAAGAAAGGGGTTTGCAGAGAGCCAAACAACAGCAGTGCCAAGGAGTTGGGGTAGGGATCCCTCACCCCAGTTTCCATTCTTTGCACCATGTCCAGGGGAAATTTTAGTGATCTCAAAGACTGAAGTGGATGTAGGGAAcatttccagctttcctgtgggcaCCTGCTTCAGGTTTTGCATTTCAAAAGCCACAGCCCtgatctgggggaaaaaaaaaaaaaaaaaaaaaaagtggatttgttatataaaaatgaaagaatctGGGTCCCCAGATCCACCCCTGGCATTCTTATTGGCTTCATGGTTTTGCTGAAGCCTTCAGCCTCCAAAGGGTTGGGGTGTCAAACACCCCATGTCCTCCCCATAGATGCATTTCCCACAACCGCCTTCCAGCcctgctttgttgtttgtttttttttcccaatcaaAAACCCTACCTTCTTGGCTCCTTTTTCAAATCCTAGCCAGAGAAGCtgtttccagccttttcccagtgccaccccagagctgggacCCTCACTGACATCCAGCGTCACCATCACAGGTGAGAGATTCTCACAGGAAAGGCTGCAGAGAGGAAGTGACCATGTTCAAAACTCTCTGATTCCACCCCAAGTCATAGCAGGAGAAAAGCCTTCCACCCaaattacattatattataacttttttaaaaattatttttagaaccCAAGGGCCATGGCATCACCTGAAGATCCAACATGTCCCCATCATGTGCAGCTCCTGGGTGGGTTCAGGATCTCCATCCTTGGACAAACCAGGATAGGGAAGTGTCTGGCAAAGCAAACCACAGCAAAAATGCTCCTAATACATCATCTTCCTCTACCCCAAGGGCTGGGACCCTGAGGGGAAGATCAGCCCAGGTTTTGTCACAAGGAGGGGTGTGATGCCCCCATCTCACATGtcagagaggggagaggggacagccAAGCTCTCCCAGCAGAAGGAGACGTAGGATGGGACAACTCCCTGCTGGtcacttgtttatttttcagagctttATTTGGCCTATGGTAACTCCAGGAAGAGCATGAAGCAAAATTCAGAGCTTCAGGAAGAGCTGCTTTTCCACTGAGCCAGATCTGGGGGGAGGCCACATGGCCAGCAGGCCCGGGATgagctgcaaaagcagctggaggggaaactgaggcacggagggGGATGCAAAGCTCCAACTCCCACAGAGCACAGGGCAAAGCCTCTCACCTTGAGGCTGAGGATTTCAAACCAattgctgcagctggagcccTGCAGACAAGGGTAAATAGCTTCTCCCTTCTGTTTTTATTAGGAATGAATTTATGGCCCTGCAGGTTTCATTTCATGCTCCCCAATAAATCCAAGCAAGGGTGGCAGTAAGGGCTGGATTAACCTCAAGgatccacagatggaaaaatctcCATAAATACGGGGTCAACAGAGCCAGGGGTGGCTCCTCTGTCCCCCTTtgctgggggtgagggggaagaaaaggcagCTCTGGCAGATGGGGAACCACCAGAGATGTccttgctgctcctctgcacacCCAGGGGGGGTTTGGCTTTTATTTAGTTGGAAAAGttgctggtttgggttttgttttggggtgtttttaaAGGATAAAATTTGAGAGGATGGGAACGATTATTAAGACAAACAGTGAGAAAGCATTCAAGCTGGTAAAAATGGCTTGGCTACACCAGGAACAAAGTGATTAATGATGTTATTAATTGCACCACCAACCTCATTATTAATGAGGTTGAATTAATGGACTTTGCTCTTGGAGGGACAAGATCCAACTCATCAGGGTCAGGCTGTGGGCATTGGGAGGGTGATGGGgggtgcagcaggagctgggtgctggaaGGAAACTTGTCTTTGTCATGCCACTAAGTAATAACAAATTAATGAGCCTTTTCCCCACAGCATCCTGGTAATGTCCATGCCCTCCATTCCCagtccctccctgtccccaaaaACCTCTTCAGGAACACCTGGAACAGCAACCAGGGAGGAACCAGAAACAGCAAAGCCCTTGTGTTTCCTTCAAGAAGCAATAAAGAAACCATCAGTGAATAAAATGAGGACAGGGCCTGGCCAGTGACCCAGAACTGGAGGTTCCTCTGCCATGCACCCAGCTGGTTTTTTGGCCAGGAAGGGATGCTTGGTGGCTGCTTTGCCTGGAGCCAGGGCCTGATGGAGtttaaagcagaatttcagCTTCTCCTTTGACTCCTCCAGCTCTGACCCACCCCTTAGCTCCTGTTTGGGTTGACCTGAATTATGAGAggctctgctgagctctgtgttttGAAGAAAGTCTTCCGAGATCACCCAATCCCTCTGACACACCAAATCCCTCTGGAAAGTTGTCCACACCCCCACCTCAGGATCAGCTGTCTCACTCCAGCTCTCTTCGGCAAGGGCTCAAAATAGACCCTGACTGCCTGGGGACTTCACTTTTGAGCTCACTGCCATGAAAAGCAGCCACGTGGAGAAGGGGGAAGATTTTCTAGCCTAAGGAAGAGCTCCAGTTGAGGGCTGGGCTTTGGGAAGGTTGGTTCTCCAGGGAAGAGGAGCCCAGACTGCACCCATGGGTGGCTGCCCTCACCCCCCAGGAAGCCAAACCCTAAACTGTCCCCATACACAGCTGCATCAGCTTTACCCAAATCTCTTCTGATTTGCTCTCCCCCCACAGAGCTGGGCTTTATTTCTCCCAGCCTGGCCTGGGACCAGGGTCCAGCCAGCTGGGAAAAGCATCCCTGGATTTTTAGCTGCAGCTTGAGGTAGGCTGGAAGATAAATGTTTCGGTTTAGGAGGGGGAGGCTGTGCCTCCTGCCTCAGCTCATGTACAGCatcttgttttatttgttcctcatttttccacagctgaaaTACTGCAAGTGATGTAGAGGGGCTTGGTGCCACGAGGCTTCTTTGGAGCTGCAAGAGGAGCCTTCAGCCTCCCCTTCCAGCCTTCTGGAACTGAAAACATCCACATCCATCTGCCAGAGGCTCACCAAAGCctcctcagcctcacctctccAGGCAGGAGGATCAAACTCCTTGGGGACAATTCTTTTCTCCCAGTGAAGCTGATCCCAAACATCTGTATTCCCCAGCTTGGTTTTGCTCCACAAGCTGAGGGTCACCTTCTCCCCGTCTCTGCTTATCTCCAGCCTCAGAGCTGGATAACTCACTGATGGCTCTTATCTCctcacaaaaaataataaataaataagaagatGAGGAGGCAAGGAGGTTTGCAGACAGCTGAGTGCATCCCTGCTGCACACAGCACCCCAAACCCATGCCCAGTCCCAACCCTCTCCTGCAATATCCTGCAGCCCTTTGCCTCCCTAGCCCAGGGGACTCCCAGCAGAGAAGAACCAGGGGTTCAAAGCTCACCCTGAGCTACAAATCCGGACACTGAGAGCCTCAGCCCAGTTTATGGAGTCCCCCTGCTGCAATTTGACACTGACACCCTACCCAGAGCCTCTtctcccctgctcctctccaggctcTGCCAGCCAAGCCCTCCTGGCAGCCATGTGTTGGAGATGGATAAGCCCAGCCCAGACAGACAGGGGGCTGAGAGGGGTGCTTGTGGCTCTGGAATGCTAATTAATCCTCATTTGCACTTGGTGCTTGCCAATTTGTAATTTCACAGCTTGCTGAAGGCCTCCAGAGTGTAGGATGGCTGCAgcttccccctgctcccagacAGAGGGGTGAGCTACATCCTCCTCCAGGGCTGATACCCAAGGATGGAGCCATGTCAGCTGGACCCCTGGAGGgaccctcctgctctgccaggagaaGGGAATGATAAAAATGGAGAGGTGGGATGGAtacccagcagctgaaaggagCCTTCACCCCACCTTCAGCAAGAGGCCAAGGGGGAAAAGGgtgtgaagggggggggggaaagggtgtgaaggggggggggaaagggtgttaaggggggagaaagggtgtgaagggggggggaaagggtgtgaagggggggggaaagggtgtgaagggggggggaaagggtgtgaagggggggggaaagggtgtgaagggggggggaaagggtgtgaagggggggggaaagggtgtgaagggggggggaaagggtgtgaagggggggggaaagggtgtgaaggggggggaaagggtgtgaaggggggggaaagggtgtgaagggggggggaaagggtgtgaagggggggggaaagggtgtgaagggggggggaaagggtgtgaagggggggggaaagggtgtgaagggggggggaaagggtgtgaagggggggggaaagggtgtgaagggggggggaaagggtgtgaagggggggggaaagggtgtgaagggggggggaaagggtgtgaagggggggggaaagggtgtgaagggggggggaaagggtgtgaagggggggggaaagggtgtgaaggggggggaaagggtgtgaaggggggggaaagggtgtgaagggggggggaaagggtgtgaagggggggggaaagggtgtgaagggggggggaaagggtgtgaagggggggggaaagggtgtGAAGGGCAAGGTAGGGaggatggagcaggtccaaggCAAGGTGAGAAGGAGGCTGTGGGCAGCACctctgctggggagcagcagagcttgaGCAGGGACCTGCAACCCCAGCCTGAGCTTCCCTGGGCTCTTGGCACCCCCAGAGTGTGGGGCATTCGACGCCCTTAATGCCAGACGCAGGAGGCCAGAGTTGGGGTGAGGGGCTCTGCCTGCCgagcccagctgcctgctccacCACCACCAAGGCTCAGcccccctggcacagggacatgaccccccctcaccccacgGGCTCTGCTGGGTGCTCTCCCACCACtgggtggcagtggggacacACGGATGCCCCACGCCACGCGCCCTGCTGCCCCTCTCCAGGCACCAGGCACCCCTGCCGCCATGTGACGTCACATGGGGGGGCAATGATGTCATCACACCctgcttggggggggggagggaggacacggggacccagcagctccagcctgagAGCATCAGCCCCCTAAAATACACCCAGAAAAGGCGAATTTGAGACTAAAATTCCTTCGTATCTCCACCtcctggaggcagcagcctcTCACTCTTGCCTTGACCCCAGGACAAGGGTGCTTGGCTGGAGCAACCCCCCCAGTTTGGAGGGGGGCACCCTCCAGAAGCAaccccagcccccctccccagagccctgggttccagctttgcctttttgtaacccagccctgctggaggAGCCCTGAAGGGACTTGTAAGACAAGGGATGACATGCTTGATGGGACTTCTTAATTAGCTCTCACTAAACCAAAATGTACCGGGGCTCCCCTGGCAGAACAACGTCAGACAAAACATTAATCACGctccaaataaataattaaaacgCTAAGGCTCTTtgaaaggggaggggaaaaaaaaaacaagcaccacaaaaccaagagagaaaaatcaaaggTTGTGGTAACAGCCCATAATAAGCAGCACTGCTGGTAGGTCCTGCCATgccccagggagcagagctctgtCCCCAAGGCCACATGAGCCAGGTGGAACCCAAGATGTTCATTGAAATCTGTGCTCAGTGCCCAGTATGCTTCAAGATGAGGTTTGGGAGCTCATGACCTAGAGTGAGGGGAAGACATCCCCAGCTCAGTTTGGGGTTAAAACTCATCCCAACCAGCTCCCatagctgcaaaaaaaaaaaaaaaaaataaaaaaaaaaaaaaaaaaaaaaaaaataaaaaaaaaaaaaatctatcccCCCTGGTTGGATGCAGGGGCAGGGGAATCCACCCATGGTCATCAGCCCTGGTTCACTTGTGAAGCTCAGGCTCCAGCAAGCACCAGATAGAGGGTGGGAAAAACCTGTTCCCCCAGCACTTCAGAGACACTTTGGGgagaaaacaacaataaaaataagaggCTTGCAAGAAGCAAGCTCTCCCTCCCCAGTTCAGCTCGAGTGGGGATGATTACTCAGTGTAAGCAACACTGAGCTTCAATTATGCATGAAGCCATTTGCATCAAGGAGTAGGATTGAGGCAGAGCTGTCTGCTCCCTCCTGACCACAcaagaaggaggagggggaggctcCTTGGGACTACACATCCCCCCCTTCCTCAcctcagccttggccagagcAAACTGAAAGGGGGAAATAAAATTGAAAGGCAAAAGCagaaggggctgcagagcagaaatttcCCTTGCACGTCCAAAGCCACTTGGGTGTCAAGTGTCACCAgtgttctgctttcttcttaCTT
This genomic window contains:
- the INSYN1 gene encoding inhibitory synaptic factor 1; the encoded protein is MDSQTCQERQPSDQPSSSSNCSSSKSHCERERIRSQMKMVIGQLEGILQELKEVAKELREVVSQIDRLTSDFEFELEPDDWTTATASSSSSSEKGGGTFELGPLDFTTSDILSDSWEFCSFLDASTPSDPGDGAEPPRPHPQPPPPRQPDYRLMNGGIPIANGPREGGTPDSSSEEAFGPPASQKVPSARPPGTRERVRFSDKVLYHALCCDDDREGDNDAVPPGEGGPEEPGRKVTAGPPPKHAGGSGGTGAPGRRLTRNSSTQTVADKSTQTVLPYVPPRQRIHNKN